In the Rhinoderma darwinii isolate aRhiDar2 chromosome 13, aRhiDar2.hap1, whole genome shotgun sequence genome, one interval contains:
- the CNP gene encoding 2',3'-cyclic-nucleotide 3'-phosphodiesterase has product MAASLHLFSLPHLLCPSHGLHTTLRQLIGGTCWKVGSNLNRFKPGTAKVLHRRMSSQASKDHPEGQKPPLLVDDHTVATVRDSKILLLLRGLPGSGKSTLAKDIEQKYKVTSRLISADLYDIKPVVRGSSGGDYTKLDMELTTCFEKREASLVILDDTHHDRERLDKLFDMANTYNFAVVILEPKTPWRHDCAQLKDRNHWKLSLEELKNLKPTLEKDLLPLYFGWFLAKRDEDFLRKTSHEFLEQLANLKAFKKRLQAYGYEDKQKLDLLKYFAKSPNILHCTAKFTDYGKVLGSEEYAHQEAVKKGYSKGYTLHISALFATPRTFGAQVELTADQLLLWPLDAEKEVMPTDTLPRGSRAHVTLGTATEVQDVQTGIDLLEFVKLKQSGKALESLGELAGSVAGNVSYYENGMWMLNLSRKIEVKSIFSGYYGKPGVNVPLRSSKKGIFSQCQIM; this is encoded by the exons ATGGCCGCCTCCCTGCATCTCTTCAGTCTTCCACACTTGCTGTGCCCGTCACACGGACTTCACACCACGCTGAGGCAGCTTATCGGCGGCACCTGCTGGAAG GTTGGATCCAATTTGAATAGGTTTAAACCAGGAACAGCCAAGGTTCTCCACCGTAGGATGTCCTCACAAGCCTCAAAAGATCACCCAGAAGGGCAGAAGCCCCCACTTTTAGTGGATGATCACACTGTGGCTACAGTTAGAGATTCCAAAATATTACTACTTTTGAGGGGTCTTCCTGGGAGTGGTAAGTCCACCCTAGCAAAAGATATTGAACAAAAATACAAGGTCACCTCTCGTCTGATCTCTGCTGACCTATATGACATCAAGCCGGTGGTGAGGGGCTCCAGTGGAGGAGATTACACTAAACTTGATATGGAGTTAACAACTTGCTTTGAAAAACGTGAAGCTAGTTTGGTCATCCTTGATGACACCCACCATGATCGGGAACGACTTGATAAGCTTTTTGATATGGCCAACACATATAATTTTGCTGTAGTTATCCTGGAACCTAAGACACCATGGAGACACGACTGCGCCCAGTTAAAAGACCGAAACCATTGGAAGCTATCCTTGGAGGAGCTGAAGAACCTGAAGCCCACACTGGAGAAGGACCTCCTTCCTCTGTACTTTGGATGGTTCCTTGCAAAGCGGGATGAGGATTTCCTGAGAAAGACCAGCCATGAATTCCTGGAGCAGCTGGCTAACCTCAAAGCCTTTAAGAAGAGGCTTCAAGCAT ATGGCTACGAAGACAAACAAAAATTGGATCTGCTGAAATATTTTGCCAAATCTCCCAACATTCTACATTGCACGGCAAAGTTCACTGATTATGGGAAGGTTTTGGGGTCAGAAGAATATGCACACCAAGAG GCTGTGAAGAAGGGTTACTCCAAgggttacaccctccacatctccGCTTTGTTCGCCACCCCCAGAACATTCGGTGCACAAGTAGAACTCACAGCAGATCAGTTGCTGCTATGGCCCCTAGATGCTGAGAAAGAAGTGATGCCCACGGATACCTTACCCAGGGGCAGTCGTGCCCATGTCACTCTGGGCACCGCAACTGAGGTGCAGGATGTTCAAACGGGTATTGACCTTCTGGAGTTTGTAAAATTGAAGCAATCAGGGAAAGCATTGGAGAGCTTGGGAGAGTTGGCCGGATCAGTCGCTGGTAACGTCTCTTACTATGAAAATGGTATGTGGATGCTAAACCTGTCCAGAAAGATAGAAGTGAAGTCCATTTTTTCAGGTTACTATGGGAAACCTGGTGTCAATGTGCCTTTAAGGAGCAGCAAAAAGGGTATTTTTAGCCAATGTCAAATCATGTGA